One region of SAR324 cluster bacterium genomic DNA includes:
- a CDS encoding aldo/keto reductase: MKLRKIGNTEVPEIGLGCMNLSHGYGGYPSKEDSFALLQRAYDLGVRHYDTAALYGFGRNEELVGEWMQPYRREIHLASKCGMQGIDGKRVIDGRAATLKATLEDSLRRLNTDFIDVYYLHRWDKNNVAIEESVGALAEIVQEGKIGGIGLSEVSAATLRKAHAVHPITAVQNEYSLWTRNPEIGLS, encoded by the coding sequence ATGAAATTACGAAAGATTGGAAACACAGAAGTCCCAGAAATTGGTCTGGGTTGTATGAACCTGAGCCACGGCTACGGTGGCTATCCCAGTAAGGAGGATTCTTTTGCACTACTGCAGCGAGCTTACGACCTGGGCGTGCGACACTACGATACCGCAGCTCTCTATGGTTTTGGTCGCAATGAGGAACTGGTCGGTGAGTGGATGCAGCCTTACCGCCGTGAGATTCACTTGGCCAGTAAGTGTGGGATGCAGGGAATTGATGGGAAACGCGTAATAGACGGTCGAGCTGCTACCCTGAAAGCCACCTTGGAAGATTCTTTGAGAAGGCTCAACACAGATTTCATTGATGTCTACTACCTCCACCGTTGGGACAAGAACAATGTAGCGATTGAAGAGAGTGTGGGAGCACTGGCCGAGATAGTTCAGGAAGGCAAGATTGGTGGAATTGGCCTGTCAGAGGTTTCTGCAGCGACTTTGCGCAAAGCTCATGCAGTGCACCCGATCACTGCTGTCCAAAATGAGTATTCGCTCTGGACCCGTAACCCTGAAATTGGCTTGAGT